Proteins encoded together in one Penicillium digitatum chromosome 1, complete sequence window:
- a CDS encoding Prefoldin subunit 4, putative encodes MVQPRMLTKADETSVNDENEVRREDQEKINRFSRLHQRETVLEEQLKGKQKDKEDLEEVSMELELADEDELVPYKIGDSFFQLPLSDAQGMLSASTEKIDADVSKLEDSLGDLREEMQQLKVALYARFGRSINLET; translated from the exons ATGGTGCAGCCGCGTATG CTCACAAAAGCGGACGAGACGTCCGTCAATGATGAGAATGAAGTCCGCCGCGAGGATCAGGAGAAGATCAACCGGTTCAGTCGGTTGCATCAGCGCGAGACTGTGCTCGAGGAGCAGTTGAAGGGGAAGCAG AAGGATAAGGAGGATTTGGAAGAGGTTTCGATGGAATTGGAGCTTgctgatgaagatgagcttGTGCC CTACAAAATCGGCGACTCATTCTTCCAACTACCGCTATCAGACGCGCAGGGAATGCTCTCGGCATCAACAGAGAAGATTGACGCAGATGTCTCAAAGCTAGAGGACTCACTTGGTGATCTACGTGAGGAAATGCAGCAGCTGAAGGTTGCGCTGTATGCGCGGTTTGGTCGGAGCATTAACCTGGAGACCTAA